A stretch of the Capsicum annuum cultivar UCD-10X-F1 chromosome 8, UCD10Xv1.1, whole genome shotgun sequence genome encodes the following:
- the LOC107838700 gene encoding receptor-like protein Cf-9 homolog, translating into MLDLGRNHLNGTISHCLGEISGLEVLGLNNNHFSGKINATFNTENRLNIINLYGNKLKGKVPQSLINCTYLVFPDLGNNKLNDTFPSLLGGLPDLSSNGFSGNLPVSLFENFQAMKINGENSGIQEYVADKYSVSYANTFIVTTKGLDLEFPRVLTTEIIINLSRNRFEGHIPTIIGDLVGLGTLNLSNNGLEGVIPASLHQLSVLESLDLSSNKIDGEIPQQLASLTFLEVLNLSHNHLVGCIAKGKQFDTFKNSSYQGNDGLRGFPLSKDCGGDDGVPQPTTPVELDDDEE; encoded by the exons ATGCTAGATTTGGGAAGAAATCATTTGAACGGAACAATCTCACATTGTTTGGGTGAGATAAGTGGACTTGAGGTTTTGGGTTTAAACAACAACCATTTCAGTGGAAAAATTAATGCAACTTTTAATACTGAAAACCGACTCAACATCATTAACTTGTACGGGAATAAGCTGAAAGGGAAAGTTCCGCAATCGTTGATCAATTGCACATATTTGGTATTCCCTGATTTAGGCAACAATAAGTTGAATGACACATTTCCAAGTTTGTTGGGAGGCCTTCCTG ATCTCTCATCCAATGGATTTAGTGGAAATTTACCAGTGAGCCTATTTGAGAATTTCCAAGCCATGAAAATTAATGGTGAGAATAGTGGAATCCAAGAGTACGTTGCAGATAAATATTCTGTTTCTTACGCGAATACTTTTATAGTTACAACAAAGGGACTGGATCTGGAATTTCCTCGAGTTTTGACCACAGAAATAATTATCAATCTATCAAGGAATAGATTTGAAGGTCATATTCCAACCATTATTGGGGATCTCGTTGGACTCGGTACGCTGAACCTATCTAATAATGGCTTGGAAGGTGTTATACCAGCATCATTGCACCAATTATCTGTACTTGAATCGTTGGATCTCTCATCCAACAAAATAGACGGTGAAATTCCACAACAACTTGCATCCCTCACGTTTCTTGAAGTCTTAAATCTCTCACATAATCATCTTGTTGGATGCATTGCCAAAGGAAAACAATTTGATACGTTTAAGAACAGCTCATACCAAGGGAATGATGGGTTACGTGGATTTCCCCTCTCAAAAGATTGTGGTGGCGATGATGGGGTACCGCAACCGACAACTCCAGTTGAGCTAGATGATGATGAAGAGTAA